TCAATTCATATTTAGTACTTTTCTTTGTCAAATGTCTGTTATGAGATAGGCATAGTATGGTCCAAAAAGCCTTGAGCAGCTCATGATTACTTTGATTCCACAAGCCTCAAGTTTTTTGTTTAATGGTCCTGTTCATTCTTTCAGCGTTTTTCAGTTTGTATTTCCAAATAGTTTTAAGTTTGACAGTTTTTCCTACTCCTGTTTAGTATCAGGAAAAATGGTTTCATACACATATTAaattatcagtttatttttatcgATTGTGAAGTATTTTCCTTATTTCAAGGACATAAGTAATCATAACATGCTCAACTCtcataaatatttcagtttgataGTTTGTAATTTTATATCCCACTCTGTTTCAGTTGACTGTGGTCCAAATTACTGCTTGCTCCAGTAGAGCCTTAGAAGATCTGACAGATTATGACCCCTGATCAAGCCAGAATACCTGAGTGACCTCCTGCTATCTTACCCGTTAAAGACATAAAGCCAATTTCCTTACAACTGACTATCAGGAGGTTATGGAAAATGATGAGAATTTTATAAAAGTTCCAAAGATGCAAGGCTGACTGATGTATGTAGTATTcaggtcagaagtttacatctGGAATGGTGCAATATATAACCAATTTATCGTTTTAGATGACGATGATGATTTGAATTGTACAGGGACAGTGCACAGCAATACAATGacctaaaaacaggaaatatgcaTGGTGCCAGGTTATAGCAAAGGATATTAATTTCCACCTGTAGTTCCTTGACAGGTTGATTCTAATCAGAACTAACTATTTTCCATTGTCGTTTGACTGTAGGAAATCTGTGTATTAGATGCAAATTAGATGACATTATGATTTTAGAACAGGATCGTCTGTCTTTATAGTACCTTCTCAATTCAAGTCGATGTGAAACACTTCACAGTGTacagtgacactggtgtttCAGCATCTTCAGGTTTGATAGGATTGATCCTTTGCAGTTCCTGGGTTGTTCTTTAACATCCAAAATGTATTCCCTTTTTCTGAGGGTGACAGTTTTAGTCAGATGGTTAAAACCTGAATATATTTTGGTGTTGTGGCAGAACAATGATCCCCAACACAAATCAAAACCGGTTTGGGAATGTACAAAGAAAGCTTACATTAAGCTGCTGGGACGGCCCTGACCTCAGTCACATTAAAAGTTTATGAGCTATGATTGAAAGCCTGACCCATTCCGGGAAACCAACCAATTCAAATGAACCCTACTAATTCTGATAGGAAGTGtggttaaatattttgttgCCATCACCAAGGTCCCCCAGGACATTGTTATACAAAATTCAATATTGGAACTTGGGTTCTGGTTTTTAAAACTAATTGAAGTTGCTTGTTGCACACTCAGTCAACTCCAGAAAAAGAATggatcaaaataaacaaacacttGGTCAAAGATCATATATTTACGTCCATAATGAGTGCATTTAGACTTCTCTCCACAACTGTGTCAAGTACTGCATTTATTTACTACATAAACACAAGGAATGGGTCATTGTCAGTTATTCAGATCAATGAACACAGAATTCATGGTACAGTGCTGGCAAAGAAGGGTAATACCTTTTTAGTTCAGATACATAACAATAATTTCCTAAGGACTGTTTACTGGTGTTCCATTACATATGAAAACATATGAAGTTAAGAGTTAGTGAATTAAAGTCACAATTTCAATCGAGAAAAAGGTGTAGCTGCGAAAGTAAAAAGTGTCTGAAATGAGCAAAatactgtaaatataaaaaaactggTTTATAATGTGTACTTTTCATTGCCCTAATGTTCCCTGCTTCGCAAATATTCAGAGTTGAGCTGATATCATCAATAACTGACAGTAAGTCAGTTGTTAAAAACCTAATTATACTGATTAAAAAGCTTAGCCATTTTGAACAGTGGCATATTCATGAtatgggcagttgcccagggaCACATTAGAAATGGGGTGGATGAGCACCaatgtaaaaaataagtataatttattttataactaTATAATCCTTAAGTTGTACCAAGAacaagttttctattgcttttttGCATGTGCAGTCAATAGAGAGTTGGCACCTGTGTAGCGAGAAGACACCCCTGCTTGTTGGTACAAATAGGGAGATCAGGGTGTGTTTGCTGTCATTCACAGTGCCCACTTAGGCTGGCATGTGCGTGAATTTATTTTGAGACGGCTTCTTTTCCTTTAGCTAGACTGGCTGGGTGCTCCCTTTAGTTACATTCAACTGGGAAATTTGAAGAATTTATCTCAACAAAAAGTGGGATTGTTTCTGTAGATGTTTGTATTGTTGAAGCAGTAGTGGGTGTGGAAGGGTGACTGAAGGGGGGGCTTGCCCAATGTGCCATTCATGGAAGAAGCACCACTGATTTTAAAAGACTTTAACAACTTAAACTTTAAACCATTGATACTGAGACCCAGAATTATCTCCATACCATAATAAAACAGACATTACATCAGATGGAGAATGAACCAGGGTTCAAGACATTGGACAAATTCTAAAAAAGGTGAGATtgtaagaaaaaatattaaacggATCTGAAACTACAGAGTCAAGCTGTTGATATTTTTAGCTGCTCTGAGAGCAGACTTCATAGCAGTTTCAATCCACCCATGAGGAGTAGCTGTGTGCTCCCCAGCAAAGTGCACCCGTCCCTCACTCTGGAACAGTTCTTGGGCGTAGTGCCCTCGCTGGTACGGTGTGAACAGGGCAAAGGCTCCAAGACTGTATGGGTCCAGGCCCCACTTCTTCACCAGCCCCCCTGTGCACAGCGGTCGGATATACTCCCCATGGATTTTCACCAAGTCCTCCAGAGCTACAGCCATCAAATCCTCCTCACTCATCCCCTGGAAGAGTGTGGAGTCATCAGAGCAGGTGTAGGAAGCCAGGAGGGCCCCTGCAGTGATGCCTGGGAAACTGTGACTGGGGTAGTAGATGAAGCGAGAGGGCCGGTCGGTAATGCTTTTCCCTCCTGTGATGCCCTCTTGCTCCCAGAAGCGTTTCTTAAAGCTGAGCACCACCTTTGTGGAGCTGGCATAATGAACAGAGCGCAGGGCCTCCATTTTATCACCAGACAGAGGGGGGTAGAAGTCAATGAAAAGGGTGGCCTTGGCTGTGGGTGTAACAAGGGCATAGTCCACTGTCATGTTTGACAATGAACCTGAGTTACGCCAGTCCTCATATGTTATTGTCACATTAGCCCCGCCTGTTTGGTTAATTAGCTTCACCTTGGAGTTCAGCAGGATTGTGGCATTTAGAACTTGGTAGAAAGCTGTTGGGAGGTGGTCAAAACCATCTGTCACTTCAAAGTACCTGAAAAAATTACacagaaaatttttttttttatagaatacATTTGTATGCATGAAAACCTGACTTTTCTTgacacagtttgtttttgtcaaatgTGATGTTCCTTCTTTGATCAGATTCAAAAGAATAGCTATGTCAGCTGTATCCTAACTATCTGGCAAAAGCCTGCTCACAAAGTGATCTACGAACcaagagaaaaaggaaacatttaccAGTGGCATAAATATACCAAAATAGTAGTGAGCACTAGATTTGAATTAGCTAacctgcatgctcagtatgagggattgttgcaaagtcaacgccagtgactgtccacagtcgctacatgctcacccaggaggagggaatgctacaagtctctgacttgatgcaatcggctgggtttccttagatagaaaaactttttatccaattttaataaataactgaaactgactgcactgttcaatggttacgattaattggaatgtatgtacctgacttttgtgaagtgccttgagacaacatgtgttgtgaattggcgctagataaataaactgaattgaattgaattaacctGCCAAAATGATATCAATGCTAACAGGAAACCATTGTTCCCATATGCTCTGGGGCTCTGaagatgcaaaaaataaatggcGAAATTATTCTATTCATTTTCACCTCTTTTCCCAGAACAACATTATCATTATGAAAGTAAACCCTGCTAAATGTCATGTTCCAAAAATGAATGCATATCCCACTGGCAGCTGTAGGTCTtgaattaaagctgcagtagggagttctgagaaaacagTGAACTTAGCTTGAAagtttgaacaagcacaccttacaggtcccttccccttgctctctgctgtgctacagctcTTTCCCAACAGCAAAGCCTGCAGTGAATGCGCAGGCTAGTAAGCAGGGCCACCAATGATGTCAgataaacagctatggcacattCACTGGTTGGCACGAAACATCAGCgatatgctttacattgactaTGGCCTTCACATACTTGGACTACAAACTTGGTCCtggacatagtgacagttttaacatacatgtaaaatatacatttttataaaggTCACCTTCTGCAGCTTTAAAGTGGCTCTCACCCTGTTAAAAGTTCAGGTATTGTGGTACAAAAAATGAGTCTATCTTTCTAAATGTTTTCGTTAATGTGACATATACCagtacaattcaactgaaaaacaagtatatgttttagaagaaaaaataaaatgctgcaaTAACCTATTTGAATAGCtattttcagcattcagtcttcttaaGTTCACATCAAACCCACATTATATACACCATGGTACAATGAATGCATTCACCAATAGTTGAAGAAAAGGTAATAAAACACAGACACTTCAGAAACTGGACATTTCCCCAAAATGGATGAAAAGATGTGACTGAAACTGGTCAGTCTGGTTAATTCCTGTTGCAAATAGGAAAACAGCAGCAGGAATTAACAGGACAATTAAAGTTTTGGAACTcaatctgacagaaaatctaTGGCATCACCTGAAGAGAGCTGTAGATACCAGATGTTATCACAATCTGATAGAGTCCAACCAAAGAAGActcaactaaaataaaatgtgattatgc
This genomic window from Girardinichthys multiradiatus isolate DD_20200921_A chromosome 18, DD_fGirMul_XY1, whole genome shotgun sequence contains:
- the il4i1 gene encoding L-amino-acid oxidase isoform X2 — protein: MMPRMALCKFAPLVLVGVVVFAASGILEDPLYECLHDTDYSELLDIVMKGLPAAKTPRHMAVIGGGMAGLTAAKVLEDAGHKVTILEASERIGGRVETFRNRKEGWYAEVGAMRIPSFHKILLTFISTLQIPLNHFIQDDINTYYLVNGRLHKTYSVENDPSVLNYSLNDREKGKSAAELFSQTLWKVTDDLKTLGCSAMLNKYDSYTVKEYLVKEANLSRGALRMIGDILNENSLFYMSLIEMLYIQSDINDNTEYFEVTDGFDHLPTAFYQVLNATILLNSKVKLINQTGGANVTITYEDWRNSGSLSNMTVDYALVTPTAKATLFIDFYPPLSGDKMEALRSVHYASSTKVVLSFKKRFWEQEGITGGKSITDRPSRFIYYPSHSFPGITAGALLASYTCSDDSTLFQGMSEEDLMAVALEDLVKIHGEYIRPLCTGGLVKKWGLDPYSLGAFALFTPYQRGHYAQELFQSEGRVHFAGEHTATPHGWIETAMKSALRAAKNINSLTL